The Gouania willdenowi chromosome 5, fGouWil2.1, whole genome shotgun sequence sequence AGGTGAGAATAATGCATGCCAAAATTTTGACTCATTAAAACCAGACTGAAGACTTAGACGAGTGTCTTTGAGGAGCTTATTGCTATCAAAGTTTTTGGATTGACTCCTTTTACTCTCGTCCAGTCCTGGTGGATCTGGAAGGACTCGCAAATCACTGACCTCTGGTACAACTGTTTCCACGACAACTCCTCTGAAACGTGGCTTTGTGCTGCAACCAGTGACAGCGGTACATACTGTTTGACATTTAGAAGCTCGTTTGATCAGTTTTTGTTAAATTTCACATTAACTGCTAGTGTTTCTGACCCTCCACTTTCAGACTGGCTGCAGTCTGTCCAGGCTCTGATGATCCTTTCTGTGGTCTTCTCCTCCATCTCCTTCTTGATTTTTCTGGGCCAGCTCTTCACCATAACCAAAGGAAGCCTGTTCTACTTCACAGGCCTCTGCCAGGGATTTGCAGGTTGATTTTTAAGTGGAATCTATCCAAAAGTGTGATGTTTGAAAATAGTTTTGACAACTTGAACTGTGATAATCTTAATCATCAAATTCTTCCCTTAACAATGCTTGTCATAGTCTTTAACaacaatcttttttctttttttttttccccccaagtGATTAAAAAATTACACTGTAAGATAAACAAATCTAATTGTTCAAAAATGAATATGCTGGTCAaccaataaactaaaaaaaacttgtagtgaagtttaaagctgctggaggcaaaaaaaactttttttttatcagatataCATAGTGTTGGCCTCATAAATTAAtagatgtaaaaggttaaaattgctatttataaagtttgttttgatctccactgtaaacactgtttattgacattgttcaAGAAGTtcagtgcattgcattgtgggatgtggagtcctgtaggcGAATGTTTACATCATTCTTACTAGAAATAAAGTTTTGTTGACTTTTCAGTCCAAACCCAATAATCAAAACTTTCGTTTCATTTCTTGCAGGTCTCACAGACTTTGCTGCGTGCCTCATTTTCACCTTTCACAGAAAAGAGATCTTGAATGACACCAGAGACCTGAGCAGGGGACGTTTTGGTTACTGTTTCATCTTGGCCTGGCTGTGCGTCCCTCTCCTGCTCGTGAGCGGAGTCCTGTACGTCCACTTGCGCAAGAAGCAATGAATAGAAGCATTCTAGGTATCCGTGGTGAACTTACTTTACCCCACAGTCAATGCACTAAAACACAATATGTTGCTATTTACTTAAATTTCTTCTGTTTTCTTTCTGGTTCAGCACCCACTCATCATGCTGGAATCCCAGTCTGAGGAAAAGTGTCTGGAATGAAGCCAAACCTCCTAAACACTGTATTTCAGACACAACTTATGTCATCTCTGACTTTTACTTTAAATTCATTTATGACTTGGTGTAGTTTTTGTAATCACTGCACTGCATTCGACTTTGTACAACAATAAGCATGTGTGTAATTAAAGCTTTGTTATGATTGAATAAGGAAAGGTGAAGTCTGAGCTTTATGAGCGTTCTAATGTTTACAGGGTAAAATCTGTGTaagcctttatttcttttatacaaagatgtgtgtgttttacgtGGAGCAGGTGCAACCGCACACACATAGCATGTGGTTGTGAAAGGAACACTCTGCCTTTGTCATATCATCAGTCAATAAAGTGCGACATTCATTGTTCACTTTGTGAAGATGTGTGCACAACATTCTTTACGGAGAAGCGGTTAAGTGGAATAAGAAATTAATAGACCATGCGGTCTTTCTGAATTACCAGGGTTCTCCAAAACAAATCcttttataatgtaaaaaaaaaaaaaacagtacagtGACTATCAATGGTTTTCCATATAAAAGTGTCTAATAAATCAAACCCATAAACCTACTCTTCAGGCTAGACCAGTCAAAAAAGGAAATGGCCTTTTTTACAACCTGTTCGATTAACAATCCCAAACCAGATTACTCACTACACTATCACATGTGCCCAGATGTTGACAGTATTGTAGGGGGGGTTGGTATAGTTTTAATTAGAGTGGTTTTAAAGTTGACGCTATGACGAACTGATAGCAGTGCTGCAATCTGTCAGCTGCACAGAATGTCAGGAATCTAAGAACAATGACGAAAACAAGGAGTGGACAAGTTACGAGGAGGCTAATGACAAGTAGGGGAGGGGAAACCAGAGCTGCCATGAAGTTCAGCTGTAGCCTGAGAGACGGATCCACCCTAAAGGTGAGTTTCACCTGTGTCAAGTTTTGTATTTGACTTACTCTACATTCAAATCGCAGCAAAAcagattcatttttttctttttttttttggagcagcTGCTGAACATGAAATTATCTCAGTGGTTTTTCATCTGTACCTGACCAAAGAGAAATCATTGGGACATTTTCTGAGGGGAGCCTTATTTCTTTGCCAGAGGGATGAAAACAGATACCAGTAAGACTAGCCTGAGGGGCAACATGACTTGGCCTTGGACAGACCTGTTGTGACACTGCTTCGCTCTGTGCTGAGAGCTCACTCAATCCAAGACACCCATTCGACTGCTATCATGTCAAACTCCCAGGATCAGAGTTTGGATGAGAACGCAGTTTTCTTGCCGGTGGACGAGTCTTCCCCAGTGTTCCTCTACTGCGAGCGGGAGCGTGAGGCAGTGGAGAGGCTCTTGATCGCTGGACCTGAGGCCTTCTACAGCTACGTTGGCAACAAGCGCTCTGGCTGCTTCCTTTCACCAGGGGAGGTCAGCCAGATCAGCAGCTGGGCTCAGAGCTATCACTTCAACCATCAACAGGGACAGGCTGAGAATGGAGTGGAGAGCTCCTCAGAGATGGAGGACTTCTGTTCGACGTATTTTCCTCAACAAAGCGACATGCCCACGCCTGCCTTGGAGCTGGGCTGGCCTGAAAGGGGCCCCTGGGTGCTAAAGGGCAAGGCGATGGTCTACACCAGCCCCCCTGCTGAAGGAGAACCTCCGGTCAGAGAGGTCATAAGACAACATTTGCAAAAGGCCAGCCAAGTACGCAAGTTTTGAATTGATTCAAACTGTCTTCATATAAACACATCAGAgttaaacaaatgtacaaaaaactttgagtgaaaaattaaatgttaataCATCTGGGAATATAACATTTTAATGGATTATTTTAGGTTTATTAGCTTAAACTATACTTAACATTTGTGAAAGTGTCCTAAACTTGACAGGAATGACCATTCATATGTTCTTGTATGTGTTTAACATTGTAATGCTTGACAAAACTTcaacaatg is a genomic window containing:
- the emp3a gene encoding epithelial membrane protein 3; translated protein: MACLLVSLTVLHLGTLAMLLIATLEKSWWIWKDSQITDLWYNCFHDNSSETWLCAATSDSDWLQSVQALMILSVVFSSISFLIFLGQLFTITKGSLFYFTGLCQGFAGLTDFAACLIFTFHRKEILNDTRDLSRGRFGYCFILAWLCVPLLLVSGVLYVHLRKKQ